A genome region from Stenotrophomonas maltophilia includes the following:
- a CDS encoding TrlF family AAA-like ATPase, which produces MERGSEWRRWDPHVHTPGTVLNDQYGSGSWDNYLDALEASSPPIDALGVTNYYLLDSYEHVLAAKAQGRLVEIPLVFPNVEIRLDVHAKSGYVNAHLLISPNDPDHVHEAGRFLERLTFSAYGDRFSCNRQDLIRLGRKADPSISDDLAALRNGAIQFRVSFVELRQSYVDSTWAKDNILIAVAGASGDGTSGLNQAADVTVRREIEKFAHIIFSSNPSQREFWLGQKALSKDQIIATYDACKPCLHGSDAHALNTVGQPVGNRYSWIKGAASFDALRQACINPEGRAYVGETPPKSAMPSHVITHVSIHGAPGFQTPEVPLNPGLVAIIGSRGSGKTALADIIAAGCDSIPVQGWNANENASASFLVRARSLLGGASVNLTWGGGSNDQRPLAYRPDAVSFPKARYLSQQFVDELCSASGASDGLVEEIERVVFQSHDPSETNFASDFAELRDQKTQLFRQARDREELAISQISDAVALELEKEATVASLTAQVEQKKQVIAGYMADRSKLTLQDTQAQLQRHTELSGVAQALRTNIQNLSNQRRSFTSLQGEVASTRATGSPELLRQLRARHAANGMGDAQWDAFLLVHKGNVDQDLQGYIAWADTEIAKLTGVPPVPHDPQAPYIADDASLDSLPLALLESEISRLAAFFTADQLTQKQYTALTDRISKEQTALNGIEQRLEDAKGAADRRKLLQTQRENAYERAIQAVINEQLALEQLYSPLLTRLAASSGTLAKLGLSVRRIADVDAWAAEAEEGLLDRRKTGSFQGIGAFTKTAKEVFLVAWETGSAADVRAAMTTFVTTHWKNLLAHAPFNPQAPEEFRAWLKRFARWLYSTDHLRVRYEITYDGIDIRKLSPGTRGIVLLLLYLALDEADDRPLIIDQPEENLDPKSVFDELVSLFVQAKATRQVIMVTHNANLVINTDADQVIIAESQHDGSGGLPRITYTTGGLESSVIRKAVCDILKGGEAAFKERARRLRVRLER; this is translated from the coding sequence ATGGAACGAGGTTCTGAGTGGCGTAGATGGGATCCGCATGTCCACACGCCTGGCACGGTGCTTAACGATCAGTATGGCTCCGGATCGTGGGATAACTACTTGGATGCCTTGGAGGCCTCCTCTCCCCCTATCGATGCCTTGGGCGTTACAAACTACTACTTGCTGGATAGCTACGAGCACGTTCTCGCCGCAAAGGCGCAGGGAAGGCTGGTAGAAATCCCCCTCGTCTTTCCGAATGTTGAAATCCGGCTGGACGTCCATGCCAAGTCAGGCTACGTCAACGCCCATCTGTTGATCAGTCCTAACGATCCAGACCATGTCCATGAAGCTGGTCGATTTTTGGAACGTCTTACGTTCTCTGCTTACGGCGACCGCTTTAGCTGTAACCGGCAAGATCTTATCCGCCTAGGCAGAAAGGCCGACCCAAGCATCTCGGACGACCTGGCTGCGTTGCGCAACGGCGCCATCCAGTTCCGGGTGAGCTTCGTTGAACTTCGACAGTCTTACGTCGATAGCACCTGGGCCAAGGACAACATCTTGATTGCCGTCGCTGGGGCCTCTGGCGACGGGACCAGTGGGCTGAACCAAGCGGCCGACGTCACCGTGCGGCGAGAGATCGAGAAGTTCGCCCACATCATCTTCTCAAGCAACCCCTCTCAACGCGAGTTCTGGCTCGGCCAGAAGGCACTGAGCAAAGACCAAATCATCGCCACCTACGATGCATGCAAACCTTGCCTCCATGGCAGTGATGCCCACGCATTGAACACCGTTGGTCAACCCGTGGGCAACCGCTACTCCTGGATCAAGGGTGCAGCATCGTTCGATGCACTTCGCCAAGCTTGCATCAATCCCGAAGGCCGTGCTTACGTTGGGGAGACACCGCCCAAGTCAGCCATGCCTTCGCATGTAATCACCCACGTCAGCATCCATGGCGCTCCCGGGTTCCAAACGCCCGAAGTGCCGCTGAACCCTGGGCTCGTGGCGATCATCGGCTCGCGCGGCTCCGGTAAGACGGCCTTAGCCGATATCATCGCAGCAGGCTGCGATTCGATTCCCGTGCAGGGATGGAACGCTAATGAGAACGCCAGCGCGTCCTTTCTCGTGCGGGCGCGAAGCCTGCTTGGCGGGGCATCGGTCAACTTGACGTGGGGAGGCGGGTCCAATGATCAACGGCCCCTCGCCTACCGGCCTGACGCTGTGTCTTTTCCAAAGGCGCGCTACCTGTCTCAGCAGTTCGTCGACGAGCTCTGCTCAGCCTCGGGTGCCTCGGATGGCTTGGTGGAAGAGATTGAACGCGTGGTCTTTCAGTCTCACGACCCGAGCGAAACCAACTTCGCGAGTGATTTTGCAGAACTTCGAGATCAGAAGACACAGCTCTTTAGGCAAGCACGTGATCGAGAAGAGCTGGCGATTTCTCAGATCTCCGACGCAGTTGCGTTGGAGCTGGAAAAGGAAGCTACCGTTGCTAGCCTGACTGCACAGGTTGAGCAGAAGAAGCAGGTCATTGCTGGCTACATGGCGGACCGGAGCAAGCTCACACTGCAAGACACCCAAGCGCAGCTCCAAAGGCACACCGAACTGAGCGGGGTTGCTCAGGCGCTGAGAACCAATATCCAGAACCTCAGCAACCAGCGCCGGTCGTTCACGTCCCTTCAAGGCGAGGTGGCGTCCACACGCGCTACGGGTTCACCTGAGCTGCTCCGGCAGCTTCGCGCGCGCCATGCTGCCAATGGCATGGGAGACGCACAGTGGGACGCCTTCCTTCTCGTGCATAAGGGCAACGTCGATCAGGACTTGCAAGGCTACATTGCATGGGCAGATACCGAAATCGCAAAACTAACCGGCGTGCCGCCGGTGCCCCACGACCCCCAAGCCCCTTACATCGCCGACGATGCCTCGCTCGACAGCCTCCCATTGGCGCTGCTCGAGTCAGAAATTTCCCGGCTTGCGGCCTTTTTTACCGCCGATCAACTGACGCAGAAGCAATATACCGCGTTGACTGACCGCATCAGCAAAGAGCAAACCGCGCTCAACGGTATCGAACAGCGACTGGAGGATGCAAAGGGCGCTGCTGATCGCCGGAAGCTCCTTCAAACCCAGAGAGAAAACGCTTATGAGCGGGCGATCCAAGCCGTCATCAACGAGCAACTGGCTTTGGAACAGCTCTATTCGCCGCTTCTGACCCGCCTCGCGGCATCCTCCGGCACATTAGCCAAACTCGGCCTTTCCGTCCGCCGAATTGCCGATGTAGACGCATGGGCTGCCGAAGCAGAGGAAGGATTGCTGGATCGCCGTAAGACGGGAAGCTTCCAAGGAATCGGCGCCTTCACCAAAACTGCCAAGGAAGTCTTCCTGGTCGCGTGGGAAACAGGATCTGCGGCCGACGTCCGCGCAGCCATGACCACGTTCGTCACGACTCATTGGAAGAACCTGCTTGCGCACGCCCCCTTCAATCCCCAGGCACCAGAGGAGTTCCGGGCGTGGCTGAAGCGATTTGCCCGATGGCTTTATAGTACCGACCACCTGCGGGTTCGTTATGAGATCACCTACGATGGCATTGACATCCGAAAGCTCTCTCCGGGGACCCGGGGCATTGTCTTGCTCCTGCTCTACCTCGCCTTGGACGAGGCTGATGATCGCCCACTCATCATCGATCAACCCGAAGAGAACCTGGACCCCAAGTCAGTGTTTGACGAGCTTGTGTCGCTGTTCGTCCAGGCCAAGGCCACCCGGCAAGTGATCATGGTCACGCATAACGCCAACCTGGTCATCAACACCGATGCCGACCAAGTCATCATCGCCGAGTCCCAGCATGACGGCTCAGGAGGGCTTCCCCGAATCACCTACACCACTGGCGGTCTTGAGTCCTCAGTCATCCGGAAAGCCGTATGCGACATTCTTAAAGGCGGGGAAGCCGCATTCAAGGAGCGAGCCCGGAGATTGCGCGTGCGCTTAGAGAGGTAG
- a CDS encoding MobA/MobL family protein, giving the protein MTIEHTRIKTYSRAKGHSAIAAAAYRGGFLLIDPKSGTKHDYRGRAGIIQACCLAPPRSPAWVHDPQRLWAAAEAAERRRNSTVCRDFTIALPHELDDRERWDLVLDISHALIERYGFALQASHHRPTKDDPRYFYGHLLVTTRRMEASGLAAKTRVLDGRINGYGEVLWIRAMISERINAHLGLGGPQVERKTRDLAEGLATRRGEGVVGDEQASFEQLLGRYRKEGKLLPVPAGHTAERARGEQSRALPMVAGIPSPSLPYSPATDALPVLPSELPDAAPESNRQVGEDLPCKAGSPDWTSAEGGETVERLTLRGDTEIF; this is encoded by the coding sequence ATGACAATCGAACACACACGCATCAAAACGTACAGCCGGGCCAAGGGCCATTCGGCGATCGCAGCCGCTGCCTATCGAGGGGGATTTTTGCTTATTGACCCCAAATCCGGCACCAAGCACGACTACCGAGGCAGGGCTGGCATCATCCAAGCCTGTTGCTTAGCACCGCCACGTTCGCCTGCTTGGGTCCATGACCCGCAGCGCCTCTGGGCCGCAGCAGAGGCAGCAGAGCGTCGCCGTAACAGCACCGTTTGCCGTGATTTCACCATTGCATTGCCGCACGAGCTCGATGACCGCGAGCGTTGGGACCTTGTTCTCGACATTTCGCATGCACTGATCGAGAGATACGGCTTTGCGCTACAAGCGAGCCATCACCGGCCAACCAAGGACGATCCTCGCTACTTCTATGGCCACCTTCTGGTGACGACCAGACGCATGGAAGCCTCTGGGCTGGCTGCGAAGACGCGCGTCCTGGACGGGCGAATCAATGGCTACGGTGAGGTGCTGTGGATTCGAGCAATGATCTCTGAGCGCATCAATGCGCATCTCGGTCTAGGCGGGCCCCAGGTTGAGCGTAAGACCCGGGATCTAGCGGAGGGCCTTGCCACGCGTCGGGGCGAGGGAGTCGTTGGCGACGAGCAAGCGAGCTTTGAGCAACTCTTGGGCCGCTACCGAAAGGAGGGCAAGCTTCTTCCCGTCCCAGCGGGCCACACGGCTGAGCGGGCGCGTGGCGAACAGTCCAGGGCGCTCCCCATGGTTGCCGGTATACCTTCTCCTTCGCTCCCGTACAGCCCTGCCACTGACGCACTCCCGGTGCTACCCAGTGAGCTGCCTGATGCGGCTCCGGAGTCCAATAGACAGGTAGGGGAAGACCTACCCTGCAAAGCGGGCTCACCCGACTGGACGAGCGCAGAAGGCGGAGAGACTGTGGAGCGCCTCACACTTCGGGGCGACACGGAGATTTTTTAA
- a CDS encoding DUF3606 domain-containing protein, with amino-acid sequence MADNLEKRGPPDGIRINVNEDWELRDWSRHFDVTPAKLKEAVAAVGVMAKDVKRFLGK; translated from the coding sequence ATGGCAGATAATCTGGAAAAGCGCGGTCCGCCCGACGGAATCCGCATCAATGTCAACGAAGATTGGGAGCTGCGCGACTGGTCCCGGCACTTCGATGTCACCCCGGCCAAGCTGAAAGAGGCCGTGGCCGCCGTCGGCGTCATGGCCAAGGACGTCAAGCGCTTCCTGGGCAAATAA
- a CDS encoding helix-turn-helix domain-containing protein, with amino-acid sequence MNAPKAPSVRVVFAARLKEQRQANGLSQKALGVAMGLPEDVAGVRINRYERAVHDCDSETAQKLAQALGVSVAYLYAETDELAELIQEFTRLPESEQRAIVQELKKRSAKL; translated from the coding sequence ATGAATGCTCCCAAAGCCCCCAGTGTCCGTGTCGTCTTCGCCGCTCGCTTGAAGGAACAGCGGCAAGCTAACGGGCTCAGTCAAAAGGCCTTAGGAGTGGCGATGGGACTGCCAGAAGATGTGGCCGGGGTACGGATCAACAGATACGAACGCGCGGTACACGATTGCGACAGCGAGACCGCCCAGAAGCTTGCGCAGGCGCTTGGGGTGTCAGTGGCCTATCTTTACGCGGAGACCGACGAACTCGCTGAGTTGATTCAGGAGTTCACGCGCCTGCCCGAGTCGGAGCAGCGGGCGATCGTGCAGGAGCTTAAGAAACGATCTGCCAAGCTCTGA
- a CDS encoding DEAD/DEAH box helicase, with the protein MSQSSAFHLLHPEIQRYLWAEQWEALRDVQEMAIPLILPGDRDVIVAASTASGKTEAAFLPALTHFLECPAPGLIIYISPLKALINDQFGRLERLCENLDIPVWPWHGDIGATSKQRFFKKPLGVLLITPESLEAMLCNRGTAVAGIFKSLSCLVIDELHAFIGTERGKQLQSLMHRIELVIGRTVPRVGLSATLGDLSSAARFLRPNGQAAIVDAPGTGSELQLVVKGFEEPIPHAGTQSGDSSSKTIAAHLYANLAGSSNLIFPNSRREVERYTYLLNELSEGANRPREFWPHHGSLSKEIRTDTEAALKQKERPATAICTNTLELGIDIGAVKSVAQIGVPPSVASLRQRMGRSGRREGEPAILRAYVVENAIDAESDLPTRLRLDTVHAIAVVQLLIEKWFEPPIANGAHMSTLIQQLLSVIAQYGGLQAAQAYSMLCAKGAPFDGISSAAFIELLRHLGQQDVLMQDGSGLLLHGPVGDKIVNHYSFYAAFTVDEEFRIIAGGKSLGTLPISQMLTVGQRILFGGRTWLVEEIDEAHKSIYVAPSKGGTPPLFSGSGGRVHTKIRQTMRALYRGQIEPRFLDVTAQRFLNEGQVTYAKHTLDSASLINQGSEWLLLTWLGDDANEAIACLLNAKGLRAQSGKLGVEIKRGSENMDDISKLLAEIAAEPAPTIDTLLADAKNMASQKWDGLLSPTLLRKSYASLHLNLHEAMEWLGKTFNLSSHSRAAK; encoded by the coding sequence ATGAGCCAATCCAGCGCCTTCCACCTCCTTCATCCAGAAATCCAACGCTACTTGTGGGCGGAGCAATGGGAGGCGCTGCGTGATGTCCAAGAAATGGCCATACCGCTCATCCTTCCAGGTGATCGAGATGTGATCGTCGCGGCGAGCACCGCGTCCGGCAAAACGGAGGCCGCGTTCCTCCCGGCACTGACGCATTTCTTGGAATGCCCAGCGCCGGGGCTGATCATCTATATCAGTCCTCTGAAAGCGCTCATCAATGATCAGTTCGGTCGCCTGGAACGACTCTGCGAGAACTTGGACATCCCCGTATGGCCATGGCACGGCGATATCGGCGCAACCAGCAAGCAACGGTTTTTCAAGAAGCCGCTTGGCGTGCTGCTGATTACACCGGAGTCGCTCGAGGCAATGCTCTGCAACCGCGGAACCGCTGTTGCAGGCATCTTCAAGTCTCTTTCATGCCTTGTCATTGATGAGCTTCATGCCTTTATCGGCACCGAGCGCGGCAAACAGCTTCAATCGTTGATGCACCGCATTGAACTTGTGATTGGCCGCACGGTACCTCGCGTTGGGCTTTCAGCGACTTTAGGGGATCTAAGCTCTGCTGCCCGGTTCTTGCGACCCAACGGCCAAGCAGCCATCGTTGATGCACCCGGCACTGGCTCTGAGCTTCAACTTGTTGTCAAAGGCTTCGAGGAGCCGATCCCGCACGCTGGCACGCAGAGCGGAGACAGCTCATCCAAGACAATCGCAGCACACCTCTATGCGAACCTGGCCGGCAGCAGCAACCTGATTTTCCCCAATAGTCGGCGCGAAGTTGAGCGCTACACTTACCTGCTCAATGAGCTGAGCGAAGGTGCCAATAGGCCGCGTGAGTTCTGGCCTCATCATGGCAGTCTCTCGAAGGAGATCCGGACAGACACAGAGGCCGCACTCAAACAAAAAGAGCGGCCCGCCACAGCCATTTGCACCAACACTTTGGAGTTGGGAATCGACATTGGCGCCGTGAAGAGCGTCGCCCAGATCGGGGTTCCGCCTTCGGTTGCCAGCTTGCGTCAGAGGATGGGGCGTTCCGGGCGCCGTGAAGGTGAGCCGGCCATCTTGCGTGCGTATGTGGTCGAGAACGCAATAGACGCCGAGTCAGATCTCCCAACCCGACTCCGGCTCGATACCGTTCACGCCATTGCGGTCGTGCAGTTGCTCATCGAGAAATGGTTTGAGCCACCGATCGCCAACGGGGCGCATATGTCTACGTTGATTCAACAACTGTTGTCGGTCATTGCCCAGTACGGTGGGCTCCAAGCAGCGCAGGCTTACAGCATGCTCTGCGCCAAGGGTGCCCCCTTCGACGGGATCTCATCGGCCGCGTTCATTGAGCTTCTTCGGCATCTAGGCCAACAAGACGTGCTGATGCAAGACGGATCGGGACTTCTGCTTCACGGCCCCGTGGGCGACAAGATCGTCAACCACTACTCTTTCTACGCCGCTTTTACCGTCGATGAGGAGTTCCGGATCATTGCTGGGGGCAAGTCGCTTGGGACACTGCCCATCTCGCAGATGCTCACAGTCGGCCAACGCATCTTGTTTGGCGGGCGCACCTGGCTCGTCGAGGAGATCGATGAAGCCCATAAGTCCATCTATGTCGCCCCTTCCAAGGGTGGAACGCCACCTTTGTTCAGCGGCAGCGGCGGGCGCGTCCACACGAAAATCCGCCAAACGATGCGCGCCCTCTACCGAGGGCAGATCGAACCGCGTTTTCTCGACGTCACTGCGCAACGCTTCTTGAATGAGGGGCAAGTGACCTATGCGAAGCATACGTTGGACTCTGCGTCCTTGATCAATCAGGGCAGCGAGTGGCTGCTGTTGACCTGGCTGGGTGATGATGCAAACGAAGCCATCGCCTGCCTTCTGAACGCCAAAGGCCTCAGGGCGCAGTCAGGAAAACTTGGAGTCGAGATCAAGCGCGGGTCGGAGAACATGGACGATATCTCGAAGCTCTTGGCAGAGATCGCCGCCGAACCGGCCCCCACCATTGACACGCTGCTGGCCGATGCCAAGAACATGGCAAGTCAAAAATGGGACGGACTCCTGTCCCCCACCCTGCTCAGGAAGTCCTACGCGAGCCTACACTTGAACTTGCACGAAGCAATGGAATGGCTCGGGAAGACGTTCAACCTTAGCTCCCATTCCAGGGCAGCGAAGTAA
- a CDS encoding ATP-binding protein codes for MSSPIRSKDRDAVVQSLRAGVVPRAGQHLIQVGRAREVETLVSDIDRLADGGSSFRLVIGEYGAGKTFFLNLVRAIAMERKLVVASADLNPDRRLHASGGQARSLYAELMRNLATRTKPEGGALAGVVEKFISTAKADAKAQGVPTEQVLRAKLEQLTELVNGYDFADVIAAYCRGFDEGNEQLKSDAIRWLRGEFATRTDARAALGVRTIVDDASVYDQLKLMGRFVRLAGFSGLLVCLDELVNLYKLANAQARNSNYEQLLRMLNDSLQGTAVGLGFVLGGTPEFLMDTRRGVYSYQALQSRLAQNTFTGNGLVDFSGPVVRLSSLTAEDFYVLLTKIRHVYASGDEAKYLLPNEAIEQFMAHCSKRLGESFFRTPRTTITAFINLLAVLEQNPGVTWQSLIGSVEVAEDHGGDTDLDVQTDDELSSFKL; via the coding sequence ATGAGTAGCCCCATTCGCAGTAAGGACCGGGATGCCGTGGTCCAGTCGCTTCGCGCCGGTGTTGTCCCTCGTGCTGGACAACACCTCATCCAAGTCGGGCGCGCGCGTGAAGTGGAAACCCTTGTGAGCGACATTGATCGCCTCGCCGATGGCGGGTCCTCATTTCGATTGGTCATTGGCGAATATGGCGCTGGTAAAACCTTCTTCCTCAACTTGGTTCGCGCCATTGCGATGGAACGAAAGCTGGTGGTGGCCAGCGCTGACCTCAACCCCGACCGGCGCCTCCACGCCTCCGGCGGACAGGCCCGATCGCTTTACGCCGAGCTGATGCGCAATCTCGCGACGCGAACGAAGCCTGAGGGAGGTGCACTGGCCGGTGTGGTGGAGAAATTCATCTCCACCGCAAAGGCCGATGCCAAGGCGCAAGGAGTGCCGACCGAACAAGTCCTCAGAGCCAAGCTCGAACAATTGACCGAGCTTGTGAACGGCTATGACTTTGCCGATGTCATTGCCGCCTACTGCCGAGGCTTTGATGAAGGCAACGAGCAACTTAAATCCGATGCCATACGTTGGCTTCGAGGCGAGTTCGCCACCCGCACAGACGCCAGAGCCGCGCTTGGGGTTCGCACTATCGTTGACGATGCCTCTGTCTATGATCAGCTCAAACTGATGGGACGTTTCGTGCGCTTGGCAGGCTTTAGTGGACTTCTGGTTTGTCTGGATGAGCTCGTCAACCTCTACAAGCTCGCGAACGCACAGGCGCGCAATTCGAACTACGAGCAACTGCTCCGCATGCTCAATGACTCTCTCCAAGGAACGGCGGTTGGCCTTGGCTTTGTCCTGGGTGGGACGCCGGAATTCCTCATGGACACCAGGCGCGGCGTCTATAGCTATCAGGCCCTGCAAAGCCGACTGGCGCAAAACACGTTCACCGGCAACGGGCTTGTCGATTTCAGCGGGCCGGTTGTGCGCCTCTCCAGCCTCACGGCGGAAGACTTCTACGTGCTGCTGACCAAGATCCGTCATGTCTACGCCAGTGGCGATGAAGCGAAGTATTTGCTGCCCAACGAGGCCATCGAACAGTTTATGGCGCACTGCTCCAAGCGCCTTGGCGAGAGCTTCTTCCGCACTCCTCGAACCACCATCACCGCCTTCATCAACCTCCTCGCAGTTCTTGAACAGAACCCAGGGGTGACTTGGCAGTCCCTGATCGGCTCGGTGGAAGTTGCGGAAGACCACGGAGGAGACACTGACTTGGATGTGCAGACCGATGACGAGCTAAGCTCGTTTAAGCTCTGA
- a CDS encoding TerB N-terminal domain-containing protein, whose translation MEGKTVGDVASSTRQLVQPDVAPDAKTPQKIELGNLAAAMTAVTERQSQSARADREAMRSIAPARDTLGNLAVAMKAVAERQASSAVARSESSGDEDPLIIVPSFTRPRPKEGHQTPTASETKKSQTLPVAEAPTVPMPPPLPAVSTQAALASAAPRSGASQDELHRIATTGAEQRKFSVPRPPEGWATTRWLGPEDSIEIAGLTIRGGLFYTGVKLPTKYGGNEPSLVNGVLAVAPTGSYRVLNAGYRQSYAELSPTERRGYLTWLASDRTDPECSLSYVHLFFYGIERRVLLDAAVGSGSKRDWPVIKSALRQLDKVYGTTHSSLRISVNSLLDWMELDSATEKLYLQPLPSFERSIDLPFTIRLALGQCSVDRAPIPGPLALAWARLNPAISIRTAATRCETEFDRLFLERYRELFGPGLVLTKNKTKLKFARQATSPGLYGTTVTKSFGDIPDVTALRAPLNTLTSIVNQCAQELGSFSRLIGKTPEAKDTLDGLLLLPPSIWPESPRIALAKLYADTGEATITLPLSDVLDRLGGLSGALGREKVRDLARALESAHIGIEPNVLEGARIPGIDDHVVLFAMLPDQTHQADTDAYQTALLTLQLASTVAQSDGSFSTEELAHLTGEIDAWSHLSAADHRRLRAHLLLLSVAPINLASLKKKLDPLGQNTKEAIAAAMANLAQVDGMVSPEEVRFLEKVYKTLGVEPKRVFSDVHAPTARRASAAPDATGFRLDPERIATLQRDTAKVSALLANIFAEELPDPAAPPPGLTVVEEEPAETGLLGLDDAHRALLRLMLSRPTWTRAELQDTASDLELMLDGALEQINDASFDAYDLPFSEGDDPLEINPEFIEKIEQ comes from the coding sequence ATGGAAGGGAAGACTGTCGGCGACGTCGCTTCATCGACTCGGCAGCTGGTCCAGCCAGACGTGGCGCCGGACGCAAAAACCCCGCAAAAAATTGAATTGGGGAACCTCGCGGCTGCGATGACCGCGGTCACTGAAAGACAATCTCAATCGGCAAGGGCCGATCGCGAGGCGATGCGTAGCATTGCTCCGGCCAGGGACACCTTGGGAAACCTTGCCGTCGCGATGAAAGCTGTCGCCGAGCGCCAAGCTAGCTCCGCCGTCGCTCGCTCTGAATCTTCCGGCGACGAGGATCCCTTGATCATTGTGCCCTCTTTTACTCGGCCTCGCCCCAAAGAGGGCCATCAGACCCCCACAGCTTCTGAGACAAAAAAAAGCCAAACTCTGCCAGTGGCGGAAGCTCCGACTGTGCCAATGCCGCCACCGCTCCCAGCAGTGTCAACCCAGGCCGCACTGGCCAGCGCGGCACCAAGGTCAGGCGCAAGCCAAGACGAACTCCACAGGATAGCGACGACGGGGGCGGAGCAGCGCAAGTTTTCCGTGCCCCGTCCGCCCGAGGGATGGGCCACCACACGCTGGCTCGGTCCTGAGGACAGCATCGAAATCGCCGGCCTCACCATTCGCGGTGGGTTGTTCTATACGGGGGTGAAGCTCCCGACCAAGTACGGCGGAAACGAGCCGAGCTTGGTCAACGGCGTTCTGGCCGTGGCTCCGACCGGCAGCTATCGCGTGCTGAATGCGGGATATCGACAGAGCTATGCTGAGCTCTCGCCGACGGAACGGCGAGGCTATCTAACTTGGCTTGCGTCCGACCGCACCGATCCTGAGTGCTCCCTCAGCTATGTGCACCTCTTCTTCTATGGTATCGAGCGCCGGGTCTTACTGGATGCCGCTGTGGGCAGCGGGAGCAAGCGAGACTGGCCGGTGATTAAATCTGCATTGCGCCAGCTCGATAAGGTGTATGGCACGACTCATAGCTCTCTGAGGATCTCAGTCAACAGCCTGCTCGACTGGATGGAGCTTGATTCCGCAACAGAAAAGCTCTACTTGCAGCCGCTGCCCTCCTTCGAGCGCAGCATCGATCTGCCTTTCACCATCCGTCTAGCACTCGGTCAGTGTTCCGTAGATCGCGCCCCCATCCCGGGGCCCCTCGCCCTTGCATGGGCAAGACTCAATCCTGCCATCTCCATCCGCACAGCTGCAACGCGCTGTGAGACCGAATTCGACCGACTCTTTTTAGAACGGTACCGCGAACTCTTTGGCCCAGGGCTCGTCCTTACTAAGAACAAGACCAAGCTGAAATTTGCTAGGCAAGCCACCTCGCCCGGGCTCTATGGCACGACTGTCACCAAGTCCTTTGGCGACATCCCCGATGTCACCGCACTACGCGCACCACTGAACACCCTTACGTCGATTGTGAATCAGTGCGCCCAGGAACTCGGATCGTTTAGCCGACTGATTGGCAAAACGCCCGAGGCAAAAGACACCTTAGATGGATTGCTCTTGCTTCCGCCAAGCATCTGGCCGGAGTCACCTCGAATAGCCCTAGCTAAGCTCTACGCTGACACGGGCGAGGCGACGATCACACTTCCCTTGTCCGACGTGCTTGACCGTCTCGGAGGCCTTTCAGGCGCGCTCGGACGGGAAAAGGTTCGAGATCTGGCGCGGGCTCTGGAATCGGCGCACATTGGCATCGAGCCCAATGTCCTTGAAGGCGCCCGCATACCGGGTATCGATGACCACGTGGTGCTTTTTGCCATGTTGCCCGACCAAACGCACCAGGCGGACACTGACGCCTACCAGACGGCGCTCCTAACTCTACAACTGGCGTCAACGGTTGCGCAATCGGACGGCTCGTTTAGCACCGAAGAACTCGCTCACCTGACTGGGGAGATTGACGCTTGGAGCCACCTCAGTGCCGCGGACCATCGCAGGCTCCGGGCGCATCTTCTCCTCCTGTCGGTCGCCCCTATTAACCTTGCTTCTTTGAAGAAGAAGCTTGATCCGTTGGGTCAAAACACCAAGGAAGCGATCGCCGCAGCCATGGCCAACTTGGCGCAAGTTGACGGCATGGTTTCACCGGAGGAAGTGCGGTTCTTAGAGAAGGTCTACAAGACCTTAGGCGTTGAGCCCAAGCGCGTCTTTAGCGATGTGCATGCACCTACTGCTCGCCGAGCAAGTGCCGCACCAGATGCAACAGGTTTTCGTCTTGACCCAGAGAGGATTGCAACACTCCAACGCGACACTGCGAAAGTCTCCGCCCTCTTGGCCAACATCTTTGCCGAAGAGCTCCCTGACCCAGCGGCTCCTCCACCTGGCCTCACGGTGGTCGAGGAAGAGCCAGCGGAAACCGGTTTGCTTGGCCTGGATGACGCTCACAGAGCGCTGCTTCGCCTGATGTTGTCGCGCCCTACTTGGACCCGGGCAGAGCTCCAAGATACCGCTTCGGACTTGGAGTTGATGCTTGATGGCGCGTTGGAGCAAATCAACGACGCCTCTTTCGACGCCTACGACCTTCCCTTCTCCGAAGGCGATGATCCTTTGGAGATCAACCCTGAATTCATCGAGAAGATTGAGCAATGA